The following coding sequences are from one Carassius gibelio isolate Cgi1373 ecotype wild population from Czech Republic chromosome B7, carGib1.2-hapl.c, whole genome shotgun sequence window:
- the LOC127962620 gene encoding activated CDC42 kinase 1: MMDHDTQWLYQLLASVQLERFYVRMRDGLNVTRIEHLNYVKEADLEHIGISRPGQRRLWDAVRRYKTNMRPWSKVAKAFSGRTPEGSEQSNGVGSSQGPEPGRTLPCLIQDSELIFGDRLGSGSFGVVRKAEWQTPTGRVLPVAVKTLRGGGSRYGDVVTEFLLEVSTMQSLDHPNIIHLYGVVLTHPLKMVTELAPLGSLYDSLRLRQGEYPLSRLWLFSTQIAAGMEYLESRRFIHRDLAARNVLLASKELVKIGDFGLMRGLGPDRDHYIMTAHKRIPFAWCAPESLRVGTFSHASDVWMFGVTLWEMFTYCEEPWLGLSGRQILYRVEREGERLDRPSDCPQELYSVMLKCWACSPADRPTFSQLTTLVAEAQPMEVRAVKDFTELRKLSLQANDLVTVIDHRLEMCEWKGQNQRTLSVGWFPPALTAPALTAAVSAPGPALISSPVKGSLQHTGHGGTDQASSWGNPERIDESRCWRIPLAREKEGSNLKKMAGISRSLESVLGGSQDKGRGPGGNAAQRADPRRLMQRNVMQDPRRFSDAIVTPPARPPPPNFKSISQQNTGLKCVKPQIMIQDRRPVNPAGWGPQTHSQLQFQFQFHPQQQCLGNNNLTRMAHLAKSSPQLDDGPETEKERDKEQERERERRYPPQVDKEAVIAQVQEAVHGVTIEQVQKALCRNEWNPVWAEQQLKTDQLYYMTQYSREECQKVLARYKWDLQLAGRYIIRQDRDRDRDRTAPDRRGERV; this comes from the exons ATGATGGATCATGACACTCAGTGGCTGTACCAGCTCCTTGCTAGTGTGCAGTTAGAGAGATTCTACGTAAGGATGCGAGATGGACTCAATGTGACACGCATTGAGCACCTGAACTATGTTAAAGAAGCAGATCTGGAACACATTGGCATTAGTAGACCAG GACAGCGACGATTATGGGATGCTGTCAGACGTTACAAAACCAACATGCGACCATGGTCGAAGGTGGCTAAG GCCTTCAGTGGACGCACCCCAGAAGGAAGTGAGCAGTCGAATGGTGTTGGGTCAAGCCAGGGGCCAGAACCAGGGCGCACACTCCCCTGTCTTATCCAGGACAGTGAACTGATCTTTGGGGACAGGCTAGGCTCAGGTTCCTTTGGGGTAGTTAGAAAAGCAGAATGGCAAACACCAACTGGACGAGTG TTGCCTGTAGCAGTGAAAACCTTGAGGGGCGGCGGATCCAGATACGGAGATGTGGTGACAGAATTCCTTCTGGAAGTTTCAACCATGCAGTCTCTGGACCACCCCAACATTATACATCTGTATGGTGTTGTCCTTACTCATCCTCTTAAAATg GTAACGGAGCTGGCTCCCCTTGGCTCTTTATACGACTCTCTGCGTCTACGACAGGGAGAATATCCTCTTTCACGGCTCTGGCTCTTCAGCACACAGATTGCTGCAGGTATGGAGTACCTAGAGTCCAGACGCTTCATCCACAGAGACCTCGCTGCCCGGAATGTGCTCTTGGCTTCTAAAGAACTAGTGAAGATTGGAGACTTTGGACTGATGAGAGGATTGGGTCCCGACAGGGACCACTATATCATGACGGCGCACAAACGCATCCCCTTCGCATG GTGTGCTCCGGAGAGTTTACGTGTGGGTACTTTCTCTCACGCTTCAGATGTCTGGATGTTTGGTGTCACATTGTGGGAAATGTTCACTTACTGTGAGGAGCCCTGGCTGGGGCTGTCCGGAAGACAG ATCTTATATCGTGTCGAGCGGGAAGGTGAGAGGTTGGATAGGCCTTCAGACTGTCCGCAGGAGTTATATTCTGTGATGCTTAAATGTTGGGCCTGCAGTCCCGCTGACCGACCGACCTTCTCTCAGCTCACCACATTGGTAGCAGAG gCTCAACCTATGGAGGTTCGAGCAGTGAAAGACTTCACAGAGCTCAGAAAACTCTCTCTACAGGCGAATGATTTAGTGACTGTAATAGATCATCG GCTGGAAATGTGTGAGTGGAAGGGCCAAAACCAGAGAACTCTAAGTGTTGGCTGGTTTCCCCCAGCTTTGACTGCCCCGGCTCTCACAGCAGCAGTTTCTGCGCCTGGTCCGGCTCTGATCTCTTCCCCTGTTAAAGGCAGTCTACAGCACACTGGCCATGGAGGCACGGACCAGGCAAGCAGCTGGGGCAACCCAGAACGAATAGATGA ATCCAGATGCTGGAGGATTCCATTAGCAAGAGAGAAGGAAGGCTCCAATCTGAAGAAAATGGCAG GCATCTCAAGGAGTCTGGAGTCTGTCCTTGGTGGTTCACAGGACAAAGGTCGAGGTCCTGGTGGGAATGCAGCTCAGAGAGCCGACCCACGCAGACTCATGCAGCGCAATGTAATGCAAGATCCTCGCAGGTTTAGTGATGCTATTGTCACCCCACCCGCACGGCCACCACCCCCCAACTTCAAATCCATCAGCCAACAAAACACTGGCTTAAAATGCGTCAAACCCCAAATAATGATCCAGGATCGGAGACCAGTAAACCCAGCGGGCTGGGGCCCTCAAACTCATTCACAGCTACAGTTCCAGTTCCAGTTCCATCCACAGCAGCAGTGTTTAGGGAATAACAACCTCACAAGGATGGCACATCTGGCCAAGTCAAGCCCTCAGTTAGATGATGGCCCTGAgacagagaaggagagagacaaagagcaagagagagaaagagagcggagGTATCCGCCACAAGTTGACAAGGAAGCGGTTATTGCACAG GTTCAGGAGGCAGTACATGGAGTGACCATTGAGCAGGTTCAGAAAGCTCTGTGTCGCAATGAATGGAATCCTGTATGGGCAGAGCAGCAGCTTAAG ACAGACCAGCTGTATTACATGACTCAGTACTCTCGTGAGGAATGTCAAAAAGTCCTTGCCCGCTACAAATGGGACCTGCAGCTGGCAGGACGTTACATCATCCGACAAGACAGAgatagagacagagacagaacTGCACCGGATAGAAGAGGAGAAAGAGTTTAA